From Quercus lobata isolate SW786 chromosome 1, ValleyOak3.0 Primary Assembly, whole genome shotgun sequence, one genomic window encodes:
- the LOC115978888 gene encoding bifunctional nitrilase/nitrile hydratase NIT4B-like: MELEPAAHGPVIAEVDMGADSFAPTVVRATVVQASTVFYDTPATLDKAERLLAKAAEHGAHLVVFPEAFVGGYPRGTNFGITMASRTAKGKEDFHKYHASAIDVPGPEVDRLAVMAGKYKVYLVMGVIERDGYTLYCTVLFFDSQGCYLGKHRKLVPTAMERSIWGFGDGSTTPVFETPIGKLGAVICWENRMPLLRTAMYAKGVEIYCAPTADPSKIWQASMTHIALEGGCFVLSANQFCRRKDYPPAPEYVFSGTEEDLTPDSIVCAGGSVIISPSGTVLAGPNYDEEAFISADLDLGEIAREKFGFDVVGHYSRPEVLSLIVRDHPTRPVTFTSTSEKTDGPR; this comes from the exons atggAGCTTGAACCGGCAGCGCATGGACCGGTGATAGCGGAGGTCGACATGGGTGCCGACTCATTCGCACCCACGGTGGTCCGAGCCACCGTGGTCCAGGCCTCAACTGTTTTCTACGACACCCCCGCCACACTAG ATAAGGCTGAAAGGTTGCTAGCTAAAGCTGCCGAGCATGGAGCCCATCTAGTTGTGTTTCCAGAAGCATTTGTGGGTGGTTATCCACGAGGTACAAATTTCGGGATTACAATGGCGAGTCGAACAGCTAAGGGTAAAGAGGATTTCCACAAGTATCATGCTTCAGCCATTGATGTACCTG GCCCTGAAGTTGACCGTTTAGCAGTAATGGCTGGAAAGTATAAGGTATATTTGGTAATgggtgtgatagagagagatgGATATACACTCTACTGTACTGTTCTGTTCTTTGATTCTCAAGGTTGTTACCTGGGAAAGCATCGGAAGCTTGTGCCAACAGCAATGGAGCGTAGTATTTGGGGATTTGGAGATGGATCGACAACTCCGGTCTTTGAAACTCCAATTGGAAAATTAGGCGCTGTCATTTGTTGGGAAAACAGAATGCCTCTTCTAAGGACAGCCATGTATGCTAAAG GGGTTGAAATATATTGTGCACCTACGGCTGATCCCTCGAAAATATGGCAAGCATCAATGACCCACATTGCTCTTGAAGGTGGATGCTTTGTTTTATCAGCCAACCAATTCTGTCGAAGGAAAGATTACCCACCTGCTCCAGAATATGTATTTTCAGGCACAGAAGAGGACCTCACACCGGATTCTATTGTCTGTGCTGGAGGTAGTGTCATTATATCACCATCAGGGACTGTTCTAGCCGGACCAAATTATGATGAGGAGGCTTTCATCTCAGCAGATCTAG ATCTTGGAGAAATTGCGCGGGAGAAATTTGGTTTTGATGTGGTTGGACACTATTCAAGGCCTGAAGTACTAAGTTTGATTGTGAGGGACCATCCAACACGGCCAGTTACTTTCACATCAACATCAGAGAAAACAGATGGCCCTCGTTaa
- the LOC115978896 gene encoding bifunctional nitrilase/nitrile hydratase NIT4B, which translates to MALVPAAHGPVFAEVDMGVDSSAPTVVRATVVQASTVFYDTPATLDKAERLLAEAAGYGAQLVVFPEAFVGGYPRGSNFGVTIGNRTAKGKEEFRKYHASAIDVPGPEVDRLAAMAGKYKVYLVMGVIERDGYTLYCTVLFFDSQGRYLGKHRKVMPTALERIIWGFGDGSTIPVFETPIGKLGAAICWENRMPLLRTAMYAKGVEIYCAPTADSREIWQASMTHIALEGGCFVLSANQFCRRKDYPPPPEYVFSGTEEDLTPDSVVCAGGSVIISPSGTVLAGPNYDGEALISADLDLGEIARAKFDFDVVGHYSRPEVLSLIVRDHPTQPVTFTSTSEKTDGPHK; encoded by the exons ATGGCGCTTGTACCCGCAGCACACGGACCGGTGTTCGCGGAGGTCGACATGGGTGTCGACTCGTCCGCACCCACGGTGGTCCGAGCCACCGTGGTCCAGGCCTCAACTGTTTTCTACGACACCCCCGCCACTCTAG ATAAGGCTGAAAGGTTGCTGGCTGAAGCTGCCGGGTATGGAGCCCAGCTGGTTGTGTTTCCAGAAGCATTTGTGGGTGGTTATCCGCGAGGTTCAAATTTTGGCGTTACAATTGGGAACCGAACAGCAAAGGGTAAAGAGGAGTTCCGCAAGTACCATGCTTCAGCCATTGATGTACCTG GTCCTGAAGTTGACCGGTTAGCAGCAATGGCTGGAAAGTATAAGGTGTATCTGGTAATGGGTGTGATAGAAAGAGATGGATATACACTCTACTGTACTGTTCTGTTCTTTGATTCTCAAGGTCGTTACTTGGGAAAGCATCGGAAAGTTATGCCAACAGCATTGGAGCGTATCATCTGGGGATTTGGAGATGGATCGACAATTCCAGTCTTTGAAACTCCAATTGGAAAATTAGGCGCTGCCATTTGTTGGGAAAACAGAATGCCTCTTCTAAGGACTGCCATGTATGCTAAAG GGGTTGAAATATACTGTGCACCTACAGCTGATTCCAGGGAAATATGGCAAGCATCAATGACCCATATTGCTCTTGAGGGTGGATGTTTTGTTTTATCAGCCAACCAATTCTGTCGAAGGAAAGATTACCCACCCCCTCCAGAATATGTATTTTCAGGCACAGAAGAGGACCTCACGCCGGATTCTGTTGTCTGTGCTGGAGGTAGTGTCATTATATCACCATCAGGGACTGTTCTGGCAGGACCAAATTATGATGGGGAGGCACTCATCTCAGCAGATCTAG ATCTTGGAGAAATAGCACgggcaaaatttgattttgatgtgGTTGGACACTATTCAAGGCCTGAAGTACTAAGCTTGATTGTGAGGGACCACCCAACACAACCGGTTACTTTCACATCAACATCAGAGAAAACTGATGGCCCTCATaagtaa
- the LOC115978910 gene encoding bifunctional nitrilase/nitrile hydratase NIT4A-like yields LVLDHLLVSWFNLCNFCLGVEIYCAPTADSREIWKASMTHIALEGGCFVLSANQFCRRKDYPPPPEYVFSGTEEDLTPDSVVCAGGSVIISPSGTVLAGPNYDGEALISADLDLGEIARAKFDFDVVGHYSRPEVLSLIVRDHPTQPVTFTSTSEKTDGPHK; encoded by the exons TTAGTTTTAGATCATCTTTTGGTATCTTGGTTTAATCTATGCAATTTTTGTTTAGGGGTTGAAATATACTGTGCACCTACAGCTGATTCCAGGGAAATATGGAAAGCATCAATGACCCATATTGCTCTTGAGGGTGGATGTTTTGTTTTATCAGCCAACCAATTCTGTCGAAGGAAAGATTACCCACCCCCTCCAGAATATGTATTTTCAGGCACAGAAGAGGACCTCACGCCGGATTCTGTTGTCTGTGCTGGAGGTAGTGTCATTATATCACCATCAGGGACTGTTCTGGCAGGACCAAATTATGATGGGGAGGCACTCATCTCAGCAGATCTAG ATCTTGGAGAAATAGCACgggcaaaatttgattttgatgtgGTTGGACACTATTCAAGGCCTGAAGTACTAAGCTTGATTGTGAGGGACCACCCAACACAACCGGTTACTTTCACATCAACATCAGAGAAAACTGATGGCCCTCATaagtaa
- the LOC115978904 gene encoding uncharacterized protein LOC115978904 isoform X2 yields MSCQSHNLEGKTVTAESAERVCKIRKRGCSSSSSSSLVRRYRFKRAILVGKRGGSSTPFPTWKTSARSPSLAMENAEFPKVPTTSSKGKQVSLSARKLAATLWEINEVPSASLQVVKNKNHINSNVEKQFTSRETVPKLSYPFSDPCHSSISNSEPERLERSGGGGSNQKRTSAISHRLQLSDYCLGGLDSFSNASLMEIESHSLGRTHGIKTRLKEVSNVLTTSKELVKVLSHVWGIQEQNSSSMSVLSALHAELDQARNQVDQLIREQRSNRNEIEHIMRHFAEEKASWKIKEREKIHNALACIAEELEVEKKLRRQTERLNKKLGKELANTKSSLSKATKELERETRAKEILEQICNELARGIGEDRAQVEELKRESVKVREEVEKEREMLQLADILREERVQMKLSEAKYHFEEKNAAVEKLRNELEAYLRTNVCKENGDGSPKFEKIKELEAYLKKINFGSSQIVEKEHDEGEVADGEECEGDDSADSDLHSIELNMDNDNKSYKWSYAGGDDAQNDSKRVIDNEFKGRKSISEKIQWGSICLNRGTSNGRKLDLGRKSRDNSDGFDQERLSELLSQAQTQDHDDEIKRYRSVKDLRDHILSGSKIALVQSFATPTWQWDQSLPLQGSDKEAWETSMVFQGDDSKPKLEVTRGECQRKSN; encoded by the exons atgtCTTGTCAAAGCCACAACTTGGAGGGAAAGACAGTGACTGCGGAGTCAGCTGAGAGGGTGTGCAAGATCAGAAAGCGAGGCTGCTCATCTTCATCCTCGTCTTCTTTGGTCCGTAGGTACAGATTCAAGCGAGCAATTCTGGTTGGAAAGCGTGGCGGGTCTAGCACGCCGTTCCCTACGTGGAAAACAAGCGCGAGATCACCTTCATTGGCCATGGAAAACGCTGAATTTCCAAAGGTTCCAACTACTTCTTCTAAAGGTAAGCAAGTGTCACTGTCTGCACGGAAACTCGCTGCTACTTTATGGGAAATCAACGAGGTTCCTTCAGCTTCACTCCAAGTGGTTAAGAATAAGAATCATATTAATAGTAATGTTGAGAAGCAATTTACAAGCAGAGAGACAGTGCCTAAATTGTCCTACCCTTTCTCAGATCCGTGTCATAGTTCTATCTCAAACTCAGAGCCAGAG AGGTTGGAGCGATCTGGGGGTGGTGGTAGCAATCAGAAAAGAACATCAGCCATATCTCACAGGCTTCAGTTGAGTGATTATTGCTTGGGAGGGTTGGATTCCTTTAGCAATGCTAGTTTGATGGAG ATAGAAAGTCATTCCCTTGGCAGGACTCATGGAATCAAGACCCGTTTAAAGGAGGTCAGCAATGTTCTAACCACATCTAAGGAGCTTGTAAAAGTTTTGAGTCATGTTTGGGGCATTCAAGAGCAGAATTCATCGAGCATGTCTGTTCTCTCAGCCCTACACGCCGAGCTTGATCAAGCACGCAACCAGGTGGACCAATTGATCCGGGAACAAAGGTCTAATCGCAATGAGATTGAGCATATCATGAGACATTTTGCAGAAGAAAAAGCATCGTGGAAAATAAAGGAGCGAGAGAAGATTCACAATGCCTTAGCATGCATAGCAGAAGAACTTGAGGTGGAGAAGAAGCTTAGAAGACAGACAGAGAGATTGAATAAGAAGCTTGGTAAAGAACTTGCAAATACAAAGTCATCACTGTCAAAAGCAACGAAAGAGCTCGAGAGGGAGACGCGTGCAAAAGAGATTTTGGAGCAAATTTGTAATGAGTTAGCCAGAGGTATTGGAGAAGACAGGGCCCAAGTAGAAGAACTAAAGAGAGAATCTGTAAAAGTTCGGGAAGAAGtggaaaaggaaagagaaatgctTCAGCTGGCTGATATCTTGCGTGAAGAGAGAGTGCAGATGAAGCTCTCAGAAGCAAAGTATCATTTTGAGGAGAAGAATGCAGCTGTGGAAAAGCTGAGAAATGAACTTGAGGCCTATTTGAGAACTAATGTATGTAAAGAAAATGGTGATGGTTCTCCAAAGTTTGAAAAGATCAAGGAGCTTGAGGCTTACTTGAAGAAGATCAATTTTGGATCATCTCAAATTGTAGAGAAAGAACACGATGAAGGGGAAGTTGCGGATGGAGAAGAGTGTGAAGGAGATGACTCAGCTGACAGTGATCTTCATTCCATTGAATTGAACATGGACAATGACAATAAGTCTTACAAGTGGAGTTATGCTGGTGGAGATGATGCTCAAAATGATTCAAAAAGGGTAATTGATAATGAATTCAAAGGGAGGAAGTCTATTTCTGAGAAAATTCAATGGGGAAGCATTTGCTTAAACAGGGGAACTTCCAATGGTAGGAAATTGGACTTGGGGCGAAAAAGTAGAGACAATTCAGATGGGTTTGATCAGGAGAGATTATCGGAGTTACTTTCACAAGCTCAAACACAAGATCATGACGACGAAATAAAGAGATACAGATCTGTTAAGGATCTTAGAGATCACATTTTATCTGGTTCAAAAATAGCTTTGGTGCAAAGCTTTGCCACTCCAACCTGGCAGTGGGACCAATCCTTGCCTTTGCAAGGTTCTGACAAAGAAGCTTGGGAGACTTCAATGGTGTTTCAGGGAGATGATTCAAAGCCTAAGCTAGAAGTAACAAGAGGTGAATGTCaaagaaaaagtaattga
- the LOC115978904 gene encoding uncharacterized protein LOC115978904 isoform X1, whose protein sequence is MSCQSHNLEGKTVTAESAERVCKIRKRGCSSSSSSSLVRRYRFKRAILVGKRGGSSTPFPTWKTSARSPSLAMENAEFPKVPTTSSKGKQVSLSARKLAATLWEINEVPSASLQVVKNKNHINSNVEKQFTSRETVPKLSYPFSDPCHSSISNSEPEFFIFGKIVQRLERSGGGGSNQKRTSAISHRLQLSDYCLGGLDSFSNASLMEIESHSLGRTHGIKTRLKEVSNVLTTSKELVKVLSHVWGIQEQNSSSMSVLSALHAELDQARNQVDQLIREQRSNRNEIEHIMRHFAEEKASWKIKEREKIHNALACIAEELEVEKKLRRQTERLNKKLGKELANTKSSLSKATKELERETRAKEILEQICNELARGIGEDRAQVEELKRESVKVREEVEKEREMLQLADILREERVQMKLSEAKYHFEEKNAAVEKLRNELEAYLRTNVCKENGDGSPKFEKIKELEAYLKKINFGSSQIVEKEHDEGEVADGEECEGDDSADSDLHSIELNMDNDNKSYKWSYAGGDDAQNDSKRVIDNEFKGRKSISEKIQWGSICLNRGTSNGRKLDLGRKSRDNSDGFDQERLSELLSQAQTQDHDDEIKRYRSVKDLRDHILSGSKIALVQSFATPTWQWDQSLPLQGSDKEAWETSMVFQGDDSKPKLEVTRGECQRKSN, encoded by the exons atgtCTTGTCAAAGCCACAACTTGGAGGGAAAGACAGTGACTGCGGAGTCAGCTGAGAGGGTGTGCAAGATCAGAAAGCGAGGCTGCTCATCTTCATCCTCGTCTTCTTTGGTCCGTAGGTACAGATTCAAGCGAGCAATTCTGGTTGGAAAGCGTGGCGGGTCTAGCACGCCGTTCCCTACGTGGAAAACAAGCGCGAGATCACCTTCATTGGCCATGGAAAACGCTGAATTTCCAAAGGTTCCAACTACTTCTTCTAAAGGTAAGCAAGTGTCACTGTCTGCACGGAAACTCGCTGCTACTTTATGGGAAATCAACGAGGTTCCTTCAGCTTCACTCCAAGTGGTTAAGAATAAGAATCATATTAATAGTAATGTTGAGAAGCAATTTACAAGCAGAGAGACAGTGCCTAAATTGTCCTACCCTTTCTCAGATCCGTGTCATAGTTCTATCTCAAACTCAGAGCCAGAG tttttcatttttggtaaaattgtgCAGAGGTTGGAGCGATCTGGGGGTGGTGGTAGCAATCAGAAAAGAACATCAGCCATATCTCACAGGCTTCAGTTGAGTGATTATTGCTTGGGAGGGTTGGATTCCTTTAGCAATGCTAGTTTGATGGAG ATAGAAAGTCATTCCCTTGGCAGGACTCATGGAATCAAGACCCGTTTAAAGGAGGTCAGCAATGTTCTAACCACATCTAAGGAGCTTGTAAAAGTTTTGAGTCATGTTTGGGGCATTCAAGAGCAGAATTCATCGAGCATGTCTGTTCTCTCAGCCCTACACGCCGAGCTTGATCAAGCACGCAACCAGGTGGACCAATTGATCCGGGAACAAAGGTCTAATCGCAATGAGATTGAGCATATCATGAGACATTTTGCAGAAGAAAAAGCATCGTGGAAAATAAAGGAGCGAGAGAAGATTCACAATGCCTTAGCATGCATAGCAGAAGAACTTGAGGTGGAGAAGAAGCTTAGAAGACAGACAGAGAGATTGAATAAGAAGCTTGGTAAAGAACTTGCAAATACAAAGTCATCACTGTCAAAAGCAACGAAAGAGCTCGAGAGGGAGACGCGTGCAAAAGAGATTTTGGAGCAAATTTGTAATGAGTTAGCCAGAGGTATTGGAGAAGACAGGGCCCAAGTAGAAGAACTAAAGAGAGAATCTGTAAAAGTTCGGGAAGAAGtggaaaaggaaagagaaatgctTCAGCTGGCTGATATCTTGCGTGAAGAGAGAGTGCAGATGAAGCTCTCAGAAGCAAAGTATCATTTTGAGGAGAAGAATGCAGCTGTGGAAAAGCTGAGAAATGAACTTGAGGCCTATTTGAGAACTAATGTATGTAAAGAAAATGGTGATGGTTCTCCAAAGTTTGAAAAGATCAAGGAGCTTGAGGCTTACTTGAAGAAGATCAATTTTGGATCATCTCAAATTGTAGAGAAAGAACACGATGAAGGGGAAGTTGCGGATGGAGAAGAGTGTGAAGGAGATGACTCAGCTGACAGTGATCTTCATTCCATTGAATTGAACATGGACAATGACAATAAGTCTTACAAGTGGAGTTATGCTGGTGGAGATGATGCTCAAAATGATTCAAAAAGGGTAATTGATAATGAATTCAAAGGGAGGAAGTCTATTTCTGAGAAAATTCAATGGGGAAGCATTTGCTTAAACAGGGGAACTTCCAATGGTAGGAAATTGGACTTGGGGCGAAAAAGTAGAGACAATTCAGATGGGTTTGATCAGGAGAGATTATCGGAGTTACTTTCACAAGCTCAAACACAAGATCATGACGACGAAATAAAGAGATACAGATCTGTTAAGGATCTTAGAGATCACATTTTATCTGGTTCAAAAATAGCTTTGGTGCAAAGCTTTGCCACTCCAACCTGGCAGTGGGACCAATCCTTGCCTTTGCAAGGTTCTGACAAAGAAGCTTGGGAGACTTCAATGGTGTTTCAGGGAGATGATTCAAAGCCTAAGCTAGAAGTAACAAGAGGTGAATGTCaaagaaaaagtaattga